From Cryptosporangium aurantiacum:
TCGGCCGAGGAAGCGGCGGAGGAGCTGTCCAAGCAGATCTACCAGGACGAGAAGCCGTCCCTGATGGAACGGATGGCCGACTGGTTCCAGGAGGCGATCCAACGCGTGCTCGAGGGCGCGCGGGGGGCGAGCCCGGGAGGCAACCTCGGGGTGTTGATCTTCGCGCTGCTGATCGTGGCGGTCGCCGCACTGCTGATCTGGCGGTTCGGAGTACCGGGCCGGACCGCGAAGGTCCGGCGAACGACCGACCCGGTGACCCCGACCCGCAGCGCGACCGAACACGAATCCAGGGCGGACGCGTTCGCGGCCGAGGGCAAGTGGGCCGAGGCCGTGCGGGAGCGGCTCCGCGGTGTCGTAGCCGGGCTGGTGGCGCGCGACCTGGTCGACAACCGTCCGGGCCGCACCGCGCACGAGGTCGCCGCGGAGGCCGGTCAGGTACTCCCGACGGTCGCGGCCGACCTGGTCACGGCCGCCGAGCTGTTCGCCGAGATCTGGTACGGCGAGCGCACCGCCACCGCCGAGCACGACGAGCGGATGCGGACGATCGCCGCGCGAGTCGCCGCAGCGCAGCCGAGCGACGAGGCGCTGGTGGGAGCCGACAGCTGGGTCGCACCGGGCACCCCGAACGGGGTGCGTTCGTGATCACCACCGCGCAGCCGGTCGTCTCCGCGCGCTCGCCGTGGCGGTTCCGGGTCGGCTTGACGGCCGTCCTCGCCGCGCTCATCGCGCTGGCGGTCTGGGCGCTGATCAGCACCGCCCCGAGCCGCGAGCGCAGCAGCCTCGACCCGGAGGGCGCACATCCCCTCGGCACCCGCGCGCTCGCCGTCCTGCTCGGTAACCACGGCCACCCGGTAACCCGGGTGACCACCGTGGACGAGGCCATGGCCCGCGCCGACAGCGGCAACGTGACGGTCGTCGTCCCGTTCCCGTACAACCTCGCCGCGCAGAGCCTGCGCCGGCTGGCCGACCTGCCGGACACGGTCCGGGTGGTGTTCGTCCAGCCGGACGGATTCACGCTGGACGATCTCGAGGTGGGCGTGGAGGTCAGGAGCGTCGCGATCATCGACACCGTCGACCCGGGCTGCTCACTTCCCGAGGCCCGCTCGGCAGGCGACGCCGAGATGGGCG
This genomic window contains:
- a CDS encoding DUF4129 domain-containing protein; its protein translation is MISALPLEPYPRQPSAEEAAEELSKQIYQDEKPSLMERMADWFQEAIQRVLEGARGASPGGNLGVLIFALLIVAVAALLIWRFGVPGRTAKVRRTTDPVTPTRSATEHESRADAFAAEGKWAEAVRERLRGVVAGLVARDLVDNRPGRTAHEVAAEAGQVLPTVAADLVTAAELFAEIWYGERTATAEHDERMRTIAARVAAAQPSDEALVGADSWVAPGTPNGVRS